One Pectobacterium colocasium DNA segment encodes these proteins:
- a CDS encoding LacI family DNA-binding transcriptional regulator, which yields MVTMLDVAKKAGVSKATVSRVLTGNNYVSKTTRDRVFRAIEEIGYRPNLLARQLATSKSQIIGLVVTNTLYSGPYFSELLFQTATMTEKYGRQLIMADGKHSAEEEREAIQFLLDLRCDAVIIYPRFLSIDALESIIEQHEQPIMVVNRTLHRHGDNSICADHQQHGHNAVNYLIAQGHRDIAFICGSANSPTGASRLAGYRQALEENGIPYSDKRVAPGDWTHDSGYTAAKILLQQAATFSALVASNDDMAIGAAKALREHGLTIPQDVSLLGFDDLPMASWFYPPLTTVHVPVAEMINYTLEKLLCRLEGETILPAPDFKGELIIRDSISKGPAA from the coding sequence ATGGTAACCATGCTCGATGTAGCGAAAAAAGCCGGTGTCTCCAAGGCCACCGTATCACGCGTGCTGACGGGAAATAACTACGTCAGTAAAACCACGCGGGATCGGGTATTCCGGGCGATCGAAGAGATTGGCTACCGGCCCAACCTGCTGGCGCGCCAGCTCGCCACGAGCAAATCGCAAATCATTGGTTTGGTCGTGACCAACACGCTATACAGCGGCCCCTATTTCAGTGAATTGCTGTTCCAAACGGCGACGATGACGGAAAAATACGGGCGGCAGCTCATCATGGCGGACGGCAAACACAGCGCCGAAGAAGAACGGGAAGCGATTCAGTTTCTGCTCGATTTACGCTGCGATGCCGTCATTATCTATCCGCGCTTTCTTTCTATCGATGCACTGGAAAGCATCATCGAACAGCATGAACAGCCGATCATGGTCGTCAACCGTACGCTGCATCGGCACGGTGACAACAGTATCTGCGCCGACCACCAACAACACGGCCATAATGCCGTCAACTACCTGATTGCGCAGGGTCACCGTGATATTGCGTTTATCTGCGGATCGGCGAATTCTCCCACTGGCGCGAGCCGACTAGCGGGCTACCGGCAAGCGCTGGAGGAAAATGGGATTCCCTATAGCGACAAGCGGGTTGCACCCGGCGACTGGACCCATGATAGCGGCTATACGGCAGCAAAAATCCTGCTGCAACAGGCGGCCACCTTCAGTGCACTGGTCGCCAGCAATGACGATATGGCGATTGGCGCGGCAAAAGCGTTGCGCGAACACGGCCTGACGATTCCGCAGGACGTTTCGCTGTTGGGGTTCGACGATTTGCCGATGGCCTCATGGTTCTACCCGCCGCTCACTACCGTGCACGTCCCCGTCGCAGAGATGATTAACTATACCCTTGAGAAGCTGCTGTGTCGGCTGGAAGGTGAAACCATCCTGCCTGCGCCAGACTTCAAAGGCGAATTGATTATCCGCGACTCCATCAGCAAAGGCCCCGCCGCTTAA
- a CDS encoding PTS sugar transporter subunit IIB — translation MNKILLCCAAGMSTSMLVQRMEKVAEQKAIAVEIKAVGFEEFNELIEQYDCCLLGPQIKYKLPEFKAIADEKAKPIAVINMVDYGMMNGEKVLNDALAMIA, via the coding sequence ATGAATAAGATTTTACTCTGTTGCGCAGCAGGAATGTCTACCAGCATGCTGGTACAGCGAATGGAAAAGGTCGCCGAGCAAAAAGCGATCGCTGTTGAGATAAAAGCCGTAGGTTTTGAAGAGTTTAATGAACTCATTGAGCAATATGATTGCTGCCTTCTTGGTCCGCAGATTAAGTATAAACTTCCTGAATTCAAAGCAATAGCTGACGAAAAAGCGAAGCCGATTGCGGTTATTAATATGGTTGATTACGGCATGATGAATGGGGAGAAAGTCCTTAACGATGCCCTGGCGATGATCGCGTAA
- a CDS encoding PTS sugar transporter subunit IIC, giving the protein MSKLTESLFSVIENRISPIAAKLSSQRHVVAIKDGFIASMPFLIVGSFMMLFAHPPFSPNSEWAFAQWWLGMVERHGEQIMMPYNMTMGIMAVYITSAIAYNLAQSYKMNGFMAASLALMSFMVVAAPQIDKSLPVGSLGGEGIFTAIIVAIYSTELMHFLQKHNIGIRLPEQVPPKIRQSFDLLIPILAIFLTLFPLSLFMQSQFGMLLPQAIMAVFAPIISASDSLPAILIAVLLCHLLWFAGIHGAVIVGGILQAFWLTNLGINQEAFNAGAPITKIFIEPFWQFFITIGGSGATMGLVFLYLRSRSAHLRSIGKLAVVPSMFNINEPVIFGSPVVMNPLLFIPFITAPLVNATLAYIALKTDLVHRVISLAPWTTPGPIGAAWSTGWDWRAVVLVGVLIVVSSLIYYPFFKMYERQLVEQEVGTAEEVVSDAR; this is encoded by the coding sequence ATGAGTAAATTAACTGAGTCATTATTCAGCGTTATCGAAAACCGTATTAGCCCGATTGCGGCGAAACTTTCCAGCCAGCGTCATGTTGTGGCAATTAAGGATGGATTCATTGCCTCCATGCCTTTCTTAATTGTCGGCTCTTTTATGATGTTATTTGCTCATCCGCCTTTTAGCCCGAACAGTGAATGGGCGTTTGCGCAGTGGTGGTTGGGGATGGTGGAACGCCACGGCGAACAGATCATGATGCCCTACAATATGACGATGGGCATTATGGCGGTGTATATCACCAGCGCCATCGCTTATAACCTGGCGCAGAGCTATAAAATGAACGGTTTTATGGCGGCCAGCCTGGCGCTGATGTCGTTTATGGTCGTGGCGGCGCCGCAAATCGACAAAAGCCTGCCGGTTGGGTCGCTGGGCGGCGAGGGGATTTTCACCGCGATTATCGTGGCGATCTATTCGACGGAACTGATGCATTTTTTGCAGAAGCACAATATTGGCATTCGCCTGCCGGAACAAGTACCGCCGAAAATCCGCCAGTCTTTCGATCTGCTGATCCCGATTCTTGCTATCTTCCTGACGCTTTTCCCGCTTAGCCTGTTTATGCAGAGCCAGTTCGGCATGCTGCTACCGCAGGCGATCATGGCCGTCTTTGCGCCGATTATTTCGGCATCTGACTCGTTACCCGCCATCCTGATCGCGGTACTGCTCTGTCACCTGCTGTGGTTTGCCGGGATTCACGGTGCTGTTATTGTTGGCGGCATTTTGCAGGCGTTCTGGCTGACCAACTTAGGGATCAATCAGGAAGCATTTAACGCGGGCGCACCGATCACCAAAATCTTTATTGAACCCTTCTGGCAGTTTTTCATCACGATAGGCGGCTCGGGAGCGACCATGGGGCTGGTCTTTCTCTATCTGCGCAGCCGTTCTGCTCACCTGCGATCCATCGGCAAACTGGCTGTGGTGCCGAGCATGTTCAACATCAACGAACCGGTGATTTTTGGTTCACCCGTCGTGATGAACCCGCTGCTGTTCATCCCGTTTATTACTGCGCCGTTGGTGAACGCCACCCTTGCCTATATCGCGTTAAAAACCGATTTAGTGCATCGCGTCATTTCTCTTGCGCCCTGGACAACGCCAGGCCCGATTGGCGCAGCCTGGTCTACGGGGTGGGACTGGCGTGCGGTCGTGCTGGTGGGGGTACTGATTGTCGTTTCGTCCTTAATCTATTACCCCTTCTTCAAAATGTATGAACGTCAGTTGGTCGAACAAGAAGTGGGTACAGCAGAGGAGGTAGTTAGCGATGCTCGATAA
- a CDS encoding PTS lactose/cellobiose transporter subunit IIA: MLDKTMLDETTVMELIIYAGEARSCSMEALSAARKYDWNKAEELLNTASVAARKAHQIQTALIGADEGSGKIPVNLILVHAQDHLMNAMLCRELVEELIQLHREIATLKQSIY; encoded by the coding sequence ATGCTCGATAAAACCATGCTCGATGAAACGACAGTCATGGAACTGATTATCTATGCGGGAGAGGCGCGATCCTGCTCAATGGAGGCGCTGAGCGCCGCCAGAAAATATGATTGGAACAAGGCTGAAGAACTGTTGAACACGGCTTCCGTTGCGGCGCGCAAAGCCCATCAAATCCAGACGGCCTTGATTGGTGCCGATGAGGGCAGCGGGAAAATCCCGGTCAACCTGATTCTGGTTCACGCGCAAGATCACCTGATGAACGCCATGCTATGCCGTGAATTGGTGGAGGAGCTGATTCAACTGCATCGGGAAATCGCCACCCTGAAGCAGTCTATTTATTAA
- a CDS encoding 6-phospho-beta-glucosidase — protein sequence MSAEQLPKDFLWGGAVAAHQVEGGWDQGGKGVSICDVLSGGAHGVDRVITDGVQPGVSYPNHQAVEFYSHYKQDVALFAEMGFKCFRTSIAWTRIFPNGDELEPNEAGLQFYDDLFDELLKYNIEPVITLSHFEMPHHLVKQYGGWLNRKVVDFFVRYSEVVMKRYQSKVKYWMTFNEINNQRNWQYPLFGYCCSGVIFTDHDKPEQAMYQTLHHQFVASAKVVKLGHEINPNFKIGCMLALVPIYPWSCHPDDVMFAQEAMRERHLFGDVQLRGYYPSYILKEWARKGYQIDMQPEDEQTLREGCTDYLGFSYYMSSAVQLAAKGQKKEDAITGFDGGVKNPHVKASEWGWQIDPVGLRYTLNSFYERYQKPMFIVENGFGAVDKVEADGSINDDYRIEYLKAHIEQMKKAVVEDGVELMGYTPWGCIDCVSFTTGQYSKRYGFIYVDKHDDGTGTFKRSKKKSFDWYKTVISSNGAEL from the coding sequence ATGTCTGCTGAACAATTACCGAAAGACTTTCTGTGGGGCGGCGCGGTTGCGGCGCATCAAGTTGAAGGTGGTTGGGATCAAGGCGGCAAAGGCGTCAGCATCTGCGATGTTCTGTCCGGCGGTGCCCACGGCGTTGACCGTGTGATTACCGATGGCGTACAGCCTGGTGTCAGTTATCCGAATCATCAGGCGGTGGAGTTCTATTCCCACTATAAGCAGGATGTTGCCCTGTTTGCCGAAATGGGCTTCAAATGCTTCCGTACCTCGATTGCCTGGACGCGTATTTTCCCCAATGGTGATGAGCTGGAGCCGAATGAAGCGGGTCTGCAATTCTATGACGATCTGTTCGATGAACTACTGAAATACAACATCGAGCCCGTGATTACGCTGTCCCACTTTGAGATGCCGCATCATCTGGTTAAGCAGTACGGCGGCTGGCTGAACCGTAAAGTGGTGGATTTCTTTGTTCGCTATAGCGAAGTGGTCATGAAGCGTTACCAGTCCAAAGTGAAATACTGGATGACCTTCAATGAGATCAACAACCAGCGTAACTGGCAGTATCCGCTGTTTGGCTACTGCTGTTCCGGCGTGATTTTTACCGATCACGACAAGCCGGAGCAGGCGATGTACCAAACGCTGCACCATCAGTTTGTCGCCAGTGCGAAAGTGGTGAAGCTGGGTCATGAGATTAACCCGAACTTCAAAATTGGCTGCATGCTGGCGCTGGTACCGATCTATCCGTGGTCATGCCACCCGGATGACGTGATGTTTGCACAGGAAGCGATGCGTGAACGCCACCTGTTCGGTGACGTGCAATTGCGCGGTTACTACCCGTCTTACATCCTGAAAGAGTGGGCGCGCAAAGGCTATCAGATTGATATGCAGCCGGAAGACGAACAGACGCTGCGTGAAGGCTGCACGGATTATCTGGGCTTCAGCTACTACATGAGTAGCGCGGTACAGCTGGCGGCAAAAGGCCAGAAAAAAGAAGATGCGATTACGGGCTTTGACGGCGGCGTGAAAAACCCGCATGTGAAGGCATCGGAGTGGGGCTGGCAGATCGATCCGGTTGGTCTGCGCTATACGCTGAACAGCTTCTACGAGCGTTATCAGAAACCGATGTTCATTGTCGAAAACGGCTTTGGCGCGGTGGACAAGGTGGAAGCCGACGGCAGCATTAACGACGATTACCGCATCGAATATCTCAAAGCGCATATCGAGCAGATGAAAAAAGCCGTCGTGGAAGATGGCGTGGAGCTGATGGGCTATACCCCGTGGGGCTGCATCGACTGCGTGTCGTTCACCACCGGTCAGTACAGCAAACGCTATGGTTTCATTTACGTGGATAAACACGACGATGGCACCGGTACGTTCAAGCGCTCGAAGAAAAAGAGCTTTGACTGGTATAAGACAGTGATCTCCAGCAACGGCGCAGAACTATAA